The Engraulis encrasicolus isolate BLACKSEA-1 chromosome 22, IST_EnEncr_1.0, whole genome shotgun sequence sequence tattattattattattattattattattattcatatatattatctattattatgtccagtattcatttaaaaatatatcatcatcatcatcaataataataatttattaataataatagagaattaaaaaaaaagtgtttgcaTTCCACTTCCAGGTATTATCGTTAAAACACTGCTTTCTTGTTTGAGGTTGGGTAAGGAAACATCATGTGACACTGACGTAAGGCAGCAATTTTTGGACAAACCTTAAAATCAAAGTTTTAGAAAGTTTTAGGAAACACAATTTTAGCATTTTGAAAAAGGGGCTCTTAGTCTTCACATGGCACAGCACAAACCAACCCGGCAAGAAGACTATTTCTATTTCTGTGACCATGAGTCAACTCAGTATAAAATACATACTGCATATTCGAGGCCAACACACTGCCTCCACTACCTGGACATCTGTATCTAAACCATCTGCCTGAAGCGGTTTGATGAAGTTGTAAAAATCAAACGTTCTGCAGGTGTCCACGGTGCTCCTGACCCACCAGAGACCTTGGTTACACAGCCTACACCTGGCATAATTTACTGTCATAGGCCTTTTGGACAAAACATGATCGATGTTAGCAACATCTGTGCCTGTGTTACAAGAGAAGCACTGCATTTTAAATCAATCTCGATGCACTTTTGTGCACTGTTTTCCATTATGTTTCCATGGTATGTTGTCTGTGGCACCTCTTTGTCGACTTTGTCAACTTTGCTTTCCATGTCATATCTCTGCTCATCCACCGAGTCGATCTGCTGGTGTATCTTTTTACACAGGTCCTAATGGAAGGAGAAAACATTAATGGTCATTCATGATTGTTCAAAGTCATTGGCAAAAAAAGTATCTCGTATGTGAAATCTTTATCAGTACCATGCACTGATGTTTACGGAGCCCTTAAAATGACatgtgagagtaaaaaaaaaagatttctcgTGCACATCAGAAATGTTCTTGTGCCCACCAGAAACATTCCTGTGCACACCAGAAACTTTCCGGTTgcgaaaaaaaaaagttctcaTACCCACCAGAAACGTTCTCATACGTACCAGAAATATTGTTGTGCCCACCAGAAACTAGGTCTCAGGTGCGCGTGCGAAACTTTCTGGTGCGCGTGCGAAACTTTCTGGTGCTCATGTGCAAGTTTCTGGTGGGCACGTGAAAGTTTCTGGTGGGCACGAGAAACActttggtttttaaaaaaaaaaaatctcgcatGTCATTTTAAGGGCTTGGTAGATGTTCAATATCATGAACAACTCAACTCCCCTTATCATGGGAGGTTTTGTGCAGTGGCCTACCTGCAGTTCATGCATGCTTGATGGGAAGTCAATGGATGGGCAGTTCTCCTCCaagtatctctgtttctcttcctccgCCTGCTGGATTTCAGCCTCAAGCAAACGCTGACCGACCTGCAGCATCATGCTCTACAAGAACAGAGAGTCCCCATCATCACTCTGATGACCGTGTATTATTATAATTCTGTACAACGGTTTTTGTGAACATTGTATTTTGTTAAATTTTCAAGTGTTTTAATGAAAGGTTTCTAACCTTTAGGTAATGCCTGCGGCTTGAGGTCATCTTTCTCCTATTGAGTTCAAAGAATATATAAGAGAACAAAATGTTGTTCATTGTTAGTACCGTATTAACCACTTTTGCATAACAATAACAGTGTGTAAAACTTTTACAAAAAGTACAAAAATAAGAACTTACTCAGACATCTTGCCAGTCTTTTGTTGCTAACTCCTGTGAATACAAAAAATAGACCATTATATAAAATTGGACCATTTTAGACAATAAAAAAATGTCTGACGCCACAATCTTTTCTCCTGAGAAGAGGGGTTTGACTGGAAGTTATCATGTCTAAAATTGGCTTGGGAGTGGGGGGCCAGTTGTCTTTACCGCTATTTGGTGCGTTCCAAAGCAAAAAGTCAACAACAGCTGACTCCGACCTGCCCCTCAAAGAATTTCCTCAACTACACAGAGACATTATCAAGCCAACTcccctctttcttgctcttttttctctccatttaCGTCTAAATGCTTACCTGTATATTGAATCTGACTTGCACACTCACGATTATTTTGTTATTCCTGTTCTTATTGCCATCATAAACACATGACATGAATGACAGCTCGATCACCCTTCAGCATCCTCTCAGTCTAGGTCAAAAGGTCTACGTACATAAAGCAAAAATGAGAGTACACCGTTTCAAATTCTGAATCTAGCACAGGGCAATTTACTCATAACAAACGCAGAACCTTAGGGGCATGTACCACTCTTGACACGCATTTTCGGAGAAAAAATAATATTATACAGGAAAATAATATTGCGTGAGGTATTAGTTTTAAACCACCAGAATGTATTACTTTCTGTCTCAATATTCGGTCCAAACACAAATGCAATGAAAGCATGACAATGGACGGTCACAGAGTGCAGACTACAGTACTGACAAACCCCTCTCAAGTGGCAGCTACTCAAGAACCAGAAACAACACAGGCCAAATCCCCAAGACCTTGCACCCTCCAGCCTCCAAATCCCTGTGATTTTACACCCCACCCGATGCCTAGTGCAGAAGAGATGGAGAACAGTGACCCTGAAGGAATGGAGGAAAGATCTCACCTATCAACCCGAGGGAAAGATGACCAGAGTGAGGTTGAGGCTGGGTCTTGCGGAGGAGATGAATGAGACGGGGGTGAGCCCATGGACAGTAGAAATCTGATCGGAGTATATATAGTGCGCTCAGATGTCTCGGCCAAAGCCAACCTCTGTGAAAGGCAGCCGATCCTGCCCTTAAGCCAATGGGCTTTGTTTGCTCCAGCCATCCCATAATCACATGCAGCAACCTCCCTTGTGCCCACTTcacatggtgatgatgatggtgctgctaatgcactttttacaaatgcaccgtcacttttactaatgtacttgttgtttttaacagagacatttctattttctttaacatctctatttttatctatcctacatatactttttaacctcctggtcctgtgttgtatgtatgctgtctactgtctttgcacaatctgtatgttactgctgcaacaaatgaatttccccatggcgggataataaagggcatactatactatactatactatgatcatggctgctgacagctgtggctgggcccaggacaaagtcatctgaaagggctccccagcccaatagatcCTATTTAATGAGGCATTGAATTTTGgttgcccctctctccctgggcccgagacaactttCCCCATTGCCCAGCCCCGATCGGCACCCCTGATGATGATGCCCAACGATGAGATTTCTTCCTCCAGCACCCACTTTGAAACAAATAACCCTGGCTACAGTAGCTCTGTGAGGATCTCCTTTCTTTCACATTTCTTTCAGCATCAATGTGTTTTTTCTATTTAGCTTCATTGTATAACATTTTAGGATTAACTACTGCCCTGTGTGTACTTAGTTTGAGCAATCGATGATGCTCCATTAAATATTCCCTTCTGCGCTAGACGTGTCTCTTTATCTAAGATGGAAAACCGCCAATGCTTAGTGAGGATTTCATTGCTTTCACATTTCTTTTAGTAGTGATCATAATTTCTTACGCTTTTGTTTCACAACTGCACATTTTAGGATAGCATATAGTCCTTTGTCTACTTGAGTTGAGCAATTGAACATCGCCAAGGGTTTACAGATGCAAACTCTGGCACAGTTCAGCACATGGAAATATTTGTATTTACAACTTTGCGCAGTCCAATAGAAATAAAGAAAATGAAAGCACGAGCATAACTTTCAACAGCTAGTTTAAAGAGGGCCTCCAAGGAAAACGTTTTTCACCAGTCTACAGTGAATGTGACcctggagagatgagaggagaacaaaaagaggagaggagaggagaggagaggagaagagaagagaagagaagagaagagaagagaagagaagagaagagaagagaggagaggagaggagaggagaggagaggagaacaaaaagaggagaggagaggagaggagaacaaaaagaggagaggagaggagaggagagcaggggagaacaaaaagaggagaggagatagaggggacaggcctttgtgtgtgtgtgtgtgtgtgtgtgtgtgtgtgtgtgtgtgtgtgtgtgtgtgtgtgtgtgtgtgtgtgtgtgtgtgtgtgtgtgtgtgtgtgtgtgtgtgtgtgtgtgtgcggtgactCCACAGACTCCACAGGGCTCCCCTATCTTAGCCCACCTGTTCTGATCTATCTTCAGTGTGTACACTGATGAAGTCCAAGGGGTGGGCATTGGTTGACAGGTGTGAAAACTGAGCATTCCACACATGCTCAGACAGTCGCCAGTGTAATTCACAATGGACCACTCCCAGACATACTGAACAGGGAATGAATGTCAATTCTATGACAATTATGTGTACAGTGTTTGTGTGGATTTGATGCCCCAAGGTACAAATCTTTCCCTTTTGGTGCTCCTGTGTAATCATTACTTACCGATTACAAATTCCTCCCATTTCCCCATGttctctccattcatttcaatccATGATACTGCACAtagctttctcctttctcctctaatTCACCCCAccaacaagtctgatgccctaaccacttacccatgactgccccacatCCATGGCTTCTTGGACTCATCACCCTCCTGCAATCAGGGGCAGTTCCTACGAGAACAAGAtcatcatacacaaacacatctgagtgtgtgtgtgttcaagttcaaCTGTTATTTGCCACAGGAGCTATACAAGTACAGCCAGTAATGCAATGTCTTTTTTTGCACCTCTTCActtgaaaaaaattaaaacacacacacacacacacacacacacacacacacacacacacacacacacacacacacacacacacacacacacacacacacacacacacacacccaggataAAAAAGTAAATGATATTCATGTTGATATAGGTGGTATACACCACATGATATAGGTTTACATCTCACCCCCTAGAGGTAAGACATAACAGTGATACTACTGTGTATGCTATATTTAACAATGACTAGGGGGTGGTAAATAGCTACAAGAGCTCCTACTAAAACATAAGCAATTGCACAATTGCTTAAATGACTAGCATGTGTCCTCTGAAGTCTCAATACAAATGTTTGGATAGCCCATTTCAACATGACATAGCATGACAAAAGAGAAACTTCATTGAACTTATCCAACATATTTTCTATGCTCAAAGACATTTTAGTGTACTCTGGCAAATTTTGAAGAAGCGGTAACCACATTCCTGAGtgattctttctcttctttcccttcttTCCCCCCAAATATTGAAAATGCTCCTCCTGAAATTACCATTCAGTGACGGCATTACATGATGGAACTATTAGACATGTCTGTAGTTAACTTTTACTCCCATTCCATTTTATACCTACACATTTCCCAATATGCCTCCTCTAGTCAACCTGCAGTATGCCTGCTTCTGAGGTTGTGCCCTCCTACACCTTCTGTGTAAAAAGCGCCCTCTATTGATACACTTTGGACATAACATGTGTTAACTCGCTGTTACAGTAAAAAGAGATCTTAGCTGGGgatcttaccgtccaaaaagggcctaatcgttacgcgctggatagaagcaccaaaatcggtgtagaccttccttagggtgttctccatcatttcagaaggggtgccccaaatttcaatgtcattaaggtcatttttatggggtaaatccaagatggctgcccaaaacgagccaatagtagtaaaatgctgtactgcctggacataatggtgttatgggccaatccacctatttgtgtgtgatgtatacaaactgaactttgaaaatatgtgcaaaacttaccataaaaacaatgttatatatgtcttatttagattcaaaaacaggaaaatcataaaaaccatggtcagaatgagatcactctacaattgagagctcatttctgggcaattagctattgaaccaacattcattaagagttttaaaaacatGCAGTGGgtcatacagtggtgctcatatgtttacataccccagcagaatatacgctttctctgcgatttctcacaaaatatgaaggattacacaaaacctttttttttcactcatggctagtgactggcttaagctatttattagcaataatctgtgtttactctttcaaaagcatgatcacaacccaaactacccaaatgaccctgttcaaaagtttacataccctagtttctgatgctgaatatggccctgtttaacatcagggaccgctctaaattgtttgtggtagttgtggataaggctcttaatgttctcagatgacaaaacagcacattcttcccggcagaatggttgtttccaaTAATATCTTTGTGTGtattgctggaacctcacatttgaggtttcccctgagtggctggatgatgttgagatcaagagagtgagatggtcgctcaaaaaccttcattttattctttctgaagctaatgacgggttgatttggctttctgtgtcgaaatattgtcatgttggcaccgttggaatttcaattcagaaatgcaacatgaggagtttggttggaatcaagccaatgggcaagggaatcattgcattgcaatgatcattgcaagggaaattgttcaggaggcataggacaaccaaaaaataacttcaggtgaaatataggacaacatgaaaaaatgttttaaactgtacaggaaagaggcacttgaggaaagatgggctgttgggggttgccaggagaaagccattactacaaaaatgcaaacatgttattttgcatatgatacaccaaaaagcacagtgagaagcatcaaaatgcctgtgacaaagtcatttggaaaaatgagatcaatatggaacttttttcagccactattaacagtaccatttggagaacaacAACAGTCAACAGCtctgatgaaagttacaccatcccttctgtgaaacatggttatggaccactgatgtcatggggatatttgagttacaaatgcactacacttttggtccatactcacagaatgatgaatacattgccttgtgaaaaatactggaggaaacttgacactcatcagccttgaaactgcacatggtccattgtttggacatgccaacatgacaatatttcagcacagaaagccaaatcaacccgtcattagcttcagaaagaataaaatgaagtttttgagcgaccatctcactctcctgatctcaacatcattcagtcactcaggggaaacctcaaatgtgaggttccagcaagacacccaaatatattataggaaacaaccattctgccaggaagaatgtgctggtttctcaactgagaacattaagagccttatccacaactaccacaaacaatttagagcggtccctgatgttaaacagggccatattcagcatcagaaactagggtatgtaaacttttgaacagggtcatttgggtagtttgggttgtaatcatgcttttgaaagagtaaactcagaatattgctaataaatatcttaagctagtcactagcaatgagtgaaaaaaaaggttttgtgagaaatcgccaagaaagcgtatattctgctggggtatgtaaacatatgagcaccactgtatctataaaatccaaaaagaaaattatggttagaaaatttaggggagaagagataaacccttgaactgggccacacataactgtcccaatgttagcatgctagcattagcaggttcagacactcagtctgctcttcagataaagatggcaaacaataattttaatcccacttacacacgcgcacacacacacacacaaactacttccttaggaccccctcaatgatttaagcctaggagtcaaactgaaatattcatatcaatcaagtcaataatacatgtacatatgaagtgtcagtgacagcttggatgatttactataggccattacaaaataaaatgtatactgATGTTCAGAtatatctcagtcctaagtgtacaatggagtgatgagggcatttatgcttaggaaattatgaataatcaatatgcaatacaccatacatacagtatattgacagatactttatgttttaaaagagcaaaatggtaacatgtctgtttttcatctacttttggctttaatctagatgacatgttggctacctaaccacttaatttattgtttgctggttattttttatttgtgggtgtggtcctttgtttaaaacatgtctgcctgccttccctctctcacataggtacagtacaactacacagaactgcaacatatgagtgattctctaattcgcctacacttttaagtccgtggattttatttggcaattccactaactattaactgcatccaatgatgttttggacattagaaaacatttatctttcatataatacagaaagtttagacatagcattatttccctcagcaagaatgaatatttaatactggttttgagcgttttcatgccgtcctgttttccaaatgtcagattcagtcttcatattagcatgtaaagaaacttgttttgcccaagacgattgcaaatgttgattcacagtaatcatcacaatatgacaaaactgtcagaaagaccactgtcctttccattatacatgaaatttgccattttgtgtgtgtccacgaaaactgtgttaaccgtgtcacggtctgaaaccgcctccataaatcagtaatggtttggtcttaggccatacgaataacatcacgtgatgtcataacctctttggcaggatacgggaagactttttggtaaattttgagctccatccttccataatttaatccattctttttcatgttctcatagcgggaaaattgcctgtcaacagtgttatcaacatattcataagaatctgaattagaaatcacatgtagaaaaaacacagataaagcatacagatacatgaattgattaaggtgttgtggtggaacttctgaggtcctcagttagcacaacaccataaagatggctgaaatgtcaacggtgttaccgtcaatggtgttacaattaagtatgacagtcagggttgccagatgaggctgatgatttccagctcaaaaaatgatcaaaatccgccctaaaaacccgccaaattctattgatttatatggcagtgggaaggtttttctgatagatgccattttttacccacacagtcatcctaagcacctcaattgggcgggaaaccagcccaatctggcaacactggtgacagttgaggaagagtatgtttttgccaatttatctccatattgatagacaaacaaacaatatatttaatgttttagggagatgggtttgtctgctctgttttttttctccttaaaaagtgccgacttgttcccctgcactgttgaccgtaacacagttgagttacaccgttgactgttttgaaagtgtttttgcggtattgatcccttatgtgttggaaaaatcctaggaacatacactagggattatctctggagaaggaagtcttgtgtaaggagggtgactatattcaaatcagacgttacagggatttatgatgaaaaatgtgtcagtctgtatcacagtgactcataaaatcctacttatgaagctcaacaatcacattttctatatcagttgcacagattaatgacaacattactgctaagggatataagcactttcaaacatatattgtttcaactctgtagtatttttatatatgtttgaaatgacatagtatttgtccataacactgttgacaaaataatt is a genomic window containing:
- the LOC134439202 gene encoding troponin I, fast skeletal muscle-like encodes the protein MSERKMTSSRRHYLKSMMLQVGQRLLEAEIQQAEEEKQRYLEENCPSIDFPSSMHELQDLCKKIHQQIDSVDEQRYDMESKVDKVDKEIEDLRLKVQDLKGKFKKPALKKVRMSADAMLQALLGNKHKVSMDLRANLKQVKKEVKEEENVGDWRKNIEDKAGMDGRKKMFESEA